One window of the Conexibacter sp. SYSU D00693 genome contains the following:
- a CDS encoding enoyl-CoA hydratase/isomerase family protein, giving the protein MSATHVRSLVTAEDRGPVRHVCINRPEKRNALDDDVVGALRAAFFGALHDPSVHALVIRGNGPVFSAGMDRDTLVDLAEVPGRIREFHTLVSGTWNALEQMLKPTIAEIHGVCIGGALELALACDLRVMADDALVGLPEVKIGLIPDCGGCSRLPAVVGLGRAKELVMTGRLVGAQEALQMGLVNRVVPAEDLSTATDRLVAELLECAPVAVAYAKRVLDAAAKPALASTLEHEVTIQQICAQTIDFVEGTRALQERRAPAFSGC; this is encoded by the coding sequence ATGTCCGCCACCCACGTCCGCTCGCTCGTCACCGCCGAGGACCGCGGCCCGGTGCGCCACGTGTGCATCAACCGGCCCGAGAAGCGCAACGCCCTGGACGACGACGTCGTCGGCGCGCTGCGCGCGGCGTTCTTCGGCGCGCTGCACGACCCGTCGGTCCACGCGCTCGTCATCCGCGGCAACGGGCCGGTCTTCTCGGCGGGCATGGACCGCGACACCCTCGTGGACCTCGCGGAGGTCCCGGGGCGCATCCGCGAGTTCCACACCCTGGTCAGCGGCACCTGGAACGCCCTCGAGCAGATGCTCAAGCCGACGATCGCCGAGATCCACGGCGTGTGCATCGGCGGCGCGCTCGAGCTGGCGCTGGCCTGCGACCTGCGGGTGATGGCCGACGACGCGCTCGTCGGCCTGCCCGAGGTCAAGATCGGCCTGATCCCCGACTGCGGCGGCTGCTCGCGGCTGCCGGCGGTCGTCGGGCTGGGCCGCGCCAAGGAGCTCGTGATGACCGGCCGGCTCGTCGGCGCGCAGGAGGCGCTGCAGATGGGGCTGGTCAACCGCGTCGTCCCCGCAGAGGACCTCTCGACGGCCACCGACCGCCTCGTCGCCGAGCTGCTCGAGTGCGCCCCGGTGGCCGTCGCCTACGCCAAGCGCGTGCTCGACGCGGCGGCCAAGCCGGCCCTCGCCTCGACGCTCGAGCACGAGGTGACGATCCAGCAGATCTGCGCCCAGACCATCGACTTCGTGGAGGGCACGCGCGCCCTGCAGGAGCGCCGCGCCCCCGCCTTCTCCGGCTGCTGA
- a CDS encoding LuxR C-terminal-related transcriptional regulator gives MPISIASPARRITWDDPETRRRADAVLEERIVDALTRARPYVDVELWEAVHDDEEALDTADVNLEDAVVQLKARLEAPAGLQRGQLLEVCQVAMELQELHREHQERKLSRRLRALNAIQEVLARPQGDASVEKLLERATAEACRSCGFDRAMLFLVNDGTLKVQSTYFRGHDEWAAECHRVAEENPARLEAMLLETEMLRRRAAALMEDPMHDARAFRPIIDKIETSGYAAVPIMPEGKVIATIHADTHFSGRRVDTIDRDVLAAFAAGLGSMLERKVLVERLVAQRDHVRSMLQATDAFITQFCESEIGLEKPVAPPMPSSGVRGVEPDLSLMPPSRAAALLSRREMEVLRLMAGGATNAVIAKQLVLSEGTVKSHVKRILRKLRAANRAEAVSRFLRLEGGVQAVEEAMEGVEL, from the coding sequence GTGCCGATCTCGATCGCGTCGCCCGCCCGCAGGATCACGTGGGACGATCCGGAGACGCGGCGCCGCGCGGACGCGGTGCTGGAGGAGCGGATCGTCGATGCCCTCACGCGCGCGCGCCCGTACGTGGACGTCGAGCTGTGGGAGGCCGTCCACGACGACGAGGAGGCCCTCGACACGGCCGACGTGAACCTCGAGGACGCCGTCGTCCAGCTCAAGGCGCGCCTCGAGGCGCCCGCGGGCCTGCAGCGCGGCCAGCTGCTCGAGGTCTGCCAGGTCGCCATGGAGCTCCAGGAGCTCCACCGCGAGCACCAGGAGCGCAAGCTCAGCCGCCGGCTGCGCGCGCTCAACGCCATCCAGGAGGTGCTCGCCCGCCCGCAGGGCGACGCCAGCGTCGAGAAGCTCCTCGAGCGCGCGACCGCCGAGGCGTGTCGCAGCTGCGGCTTCGACCGCGCGATGCTCTTCCTCGTCAACGACGGCACGCTCAAGGTCCAGTCGACGTACTTCCGCGGCCACGACGAGTGGGCGGCCGAGTGCCACCGCGTCGCCGAGGAGAACCCGGCGCGCCTCGAGGCGATGCTCCTGGAGACCGAGATGCTGCGCCGCCGCGCGGCGGCGCTCATGGAGGACCCGATGCACGACGCGCGGGCCTTCCGGCCGATCATCGACAAGATCGAGACCTCGGGCTACGCGGCGGTGCCGATCATGCCCGAGGGCAAGGTCATCGCCACGATCCACGCCGACACGCACTTCAGCGGTCGCCGGGTCGACACGATCGACCGCGACGTCCTCGCGGCCTTCGCCGCCGGCCTGGGCTCGATGCTCGAGCGCAAGGTCCTCGTCGAGCGCCTCGTCGCCCAGCGCGACCACGTGCGCTCGATGCTGCAGGCCACCGACGCGTTCATCACCCAGTTCTGCGAGTCGGAGATCGGGCTCGAGAAGCCGGTGGCGCCGCCGATGCCCTCCAGCGGCGTGCGCGGCGTGGAGCCCGACCTGTCGCTCATGCCGCCCTCGCGCGCCGCGGCGCTGCTGAGCCGCCGCGAGATGGAGGTGCTGCGGCTCATGGCCGGCGGGGCCACCAACGCGGTGATCGCCAAGCAGCTCGTGCTCTCCGAGGGCACGGTGAAGTCCCACGTCAAGCGGATCCTGCGCAAGCTGCGCGCGGCCAACCGGGCCGAGGCGGTGTCGCGCTTCCTGCGCCTCGAGGGCGGCGTCCAGGCCGTCGAGGAGGCCATGGAGGGCGTCGAGCTGTAG
- a CDS encoding long-chain fatty acid--CoA ligase: MGLNLASLLDWAADARPDAPALRVAGVPGSAITYGELDGRVAAFAGGLRAAGVGPGDRVCLMAPNVPDFVVAYWATLRLGAVVVPVNPLLKTREVAYVLRDAGARAFAFWHGMAEHARAGAEQAGVEVVVELGGEAPALDGPAVGAAVLREPQDPAVLLYTSGTTGEPKGATLTHSNMVWNAHLSATDLVGSRADDRVVATLPLFHSFGQTVGMNAAFHAGAELLLVPRFEPGPVAQLIEDERATVFLGVPTMYTALLHAPAAQGRDLSSLRRCLSGGAAMPMELLRAFEEAHGCELIEGYGLSETSPVAAANRPGARRPGSIGRPIWGVEMRVVDAEGRPAPQGEVGEVQIRGHNVMTGYHGRPEATADAIDADGWFSTGDLGRVDVDGFFFLVDRAKDLILRGGLNVYPREVEEVLHEHPSVLECAVVGVPHPELGEEVAAAVVVKPGEAFDGPALREFVRERIAAYKYPRTVVQLEALPKGPTGKVLKREIDVQALVPEATA, from the coding sequence ATGGGTCTCAACCTGGCCTCCCTGCTGGACTGGGCCGCCGACGCCCGGCCGGACGCCCCGGCCCTGCGCGTCGCGGGCGTGCCCGGCAGCGCCATCACCTACGGCGAGCTCGACGGCCGCGTCGCCGCGTTCGCGGGCGGCCTGCGGGCGGCCGGCGTCGGGCCGGGCGACCGCGTCTGCCTCATGGCGCCCAACGTCCCGGACTTCGTCGTCGCCTACTGGGCCACGCTGCGCCTCGGCGCCGTGGTCGTCCCGGTCAACCCGCTGCTCAAGACGCGCGAGGTCGCCTACGTGCTGCGCGACGCCGGCGCGAGGGCCTTCGCGTTCTGGCACGGGATGGCCGAGCACGCGCGCGCCGGGGCCGAGCAGGCGGGCGTCGAGGTCGTCGTCGAGCTCGGTGGCGAGGCCCCGGCGCTCGACGGGCCGGCGGTCGGCGCGGCGGTGCTGCGCGAGCCGCAGGACCCGGCGGTCCTCCTCTACACCTCCGGGACGACCGGCGAGCCCAAGGGCGCGACGCTCACGCACTCCAACATGGTCTGGAACGCGCACCTCAGCGCGACCGACCTCGTGGGCTCGCGCGCCGACGACCGCGTCGTCGCCACGCTGCCGCTCTTCCACTCCTTCGGCCAGACGGTCGGCATGAACGCGGCCTTCCACGCGGGCGCCGAGCTCCTGCTCGTCCCCCGCTTCGAGCCCGGGCCGGTCGCGCAGCTCATCGAGGACGAGCGCGCGACGGTCTTCCTCGGCGTCCCCACGATGTACACGGCGCTCCTGCACGCGCCCGCCGCGCAGGGCCGCGACCTGTCGTCGCTGCGCCGCTGCCTCTCCGGCGGGGCGGCGATGCCGATGGAGCTGCTGCGCGCCTTCGAGGAGGCCCACGGCTGTGAGCTCATCGAGGGCTACGGGCTGTCGGAGACCTCGCCGGTGGCCGCCGCCAACCGGCCGGGCGCCCGGCGGCCGGGCTCGATCGGCCGGCCGATCTGGGGCGTCGAGATGCGCGTCGTCGACGCCGAGGGCCGCCCGGCGCCGCAGGGCGAGGTCGGCGAGGTGCAGATCCGTGGCCACAACGTCATGACGGGCTACCACGGCCGGCCCGAGGCGACCGCCGACGCCATCGACGCCGACGGCTGGTTCTCGACCGGTGACCTAGGCCGCGTCGACGTGGACGGCTTCTTCTTCCTCGTCGACCGGGCGAAGGACCTGATCCTGCGCGGCGGGCTGAACGTCTACCCCCGCGAGGTGGAGGAGGTCCTGCACGAGCACCCGTCGGTCCTGGAGTGCGCCGTGGTCGGCGTCCCGCACCCCGAGCTGGGCGAGGAGGTCGCCGCGGCGGTCGTCGTCAAGCCGGGCGAGGCCTTCGACGGCCCGGCGCTGCGCGAGTTCGTGCGCGAGCGCATCGCCGCCTACAAGTACCCACGCACGGTCGTGCAGCTCGAGGCCCTGCCCAAGGGCCCGACGGGCAAGGTGCTCAAGCGCGAGATCGACGTGCAGGCCCTCGTCCCGGAGGCGACGGCCTGA
- a CDS encoding carbon-nitrogen hydrolase family protein: protein MSPKTEPATIKVAAVQPRLEVGEVERNLRRVSDLVRQAHREHAPDVVLLPEGITSPSAFSAKVRHVPRPVAGDPFELLTGLARDLGCTIGGGFLAKRGADVRGTYVLAEPDGAAHLHDKDQPSLWDNAYCTAGTDDGLFSTAALGAVGTAMGFEFNRSRTARRLRGKVRAVLGGSCWWSYPDWPLVRGWFSRDHQYNLAVARDMPGRLARAVGAPVAIAQHVGEVRSGSPLMPGVPYRTLYVGETQVVERDGTVLARLDYDDGEGYVAAEVVLDDPVPLDPIPNGLWISPVPFSLHAVWHMHNAHGRARYAADKARGAFPWQSWPDEDLPAYVPAPPAPAEASGAAALDGARQRAGATA from the coding sequence ATGAGCCCGAAGACCGAGCCGGCGACCATCAAGGTCGCCGCCGTCCAGCCGCGTCTCGAGGTGGGGGAGGTCGAGCGCAACCTGCGCCGCGTCTCCGACCTCGTCCGCCAGGCCCACCGCGAGCACGCGCCCGACGTGGTGCTGCTGCCGGAGGGCATCACGTCGCCCAGCGCGTTCAGCGCGAAGGTCCGCCACGTGCCGCGGCCCGTCGCCGGCGACCCGTTCGAGCTGCTCACGGGCCTGGCCCGGGACCTGGGCTGCACCATCGGCGGCGGCTTCCTGGCCAAGCGGGGCGCCGACGTGCGCGGCACCTACGTGCTGGCCGAGCCCGACGGCGCCGCGCACCTGCACGACAAAGACCAGCCGTCGCTGTGGGACAACGCGTACTGCACGGCCGGCACCGACGACGGCCTCTTCTCGACCGCGGCCCTCGGGGCGGTCGGCACCGCGATGGGCTTCGAGTTCAACCGGTCGCGGACCGCGCGCCGGCTGCGCGGCAAGGTCCGCGCCGTCCTGGGCGGCAGCTGCTGGTGGTCCTACCCCGACTGGCCGCTCGTGCGGGGCTGGTTCTCGCGCGACCACCAGTACAACCTCGCCGTCGCCCGCGACATGCCCGGCCGCCTCGCGCGCGCCGTCGGCGCGCCCGTCGCCATCGCCCAGCACGTCGGCGAGGTCCGCAGCGGCTCGCCGCTCATGCCGGGCGTGCCGTACCGCACGCTCTACGTCGGCGAGACGCAGGTCGTCGAGCGCGACGGCACGGTGCTCGCCCGCCTGGACTACGACGACGGCGAGGGCTACGTCGCCGCCGAGGTCGTCCTCGACGACCCGGTGCCGCTGGACCCGATCCCCAACGGCCTGTGGATCTCGCCGGTGCCGTTCTCGCTGCACGCCGTCTGGCACATGCACAACGCCCACGGCCGCGCCCGGTACGCCGCCGACAAGGCGCGCGGCGCGTTCCCGTGGCAGAGCTGGCCCGACGAGGACCTGCCCGCCTACGTGCCGGCGCCGCCCGCGCCGGCGGAGGCCTCCGGCGCCGCGGCGCTCGACGGCGCGCGCCAGCGCGCGGGGGCGACGGCGTGA
- a CDS encoding NAD(P)/FAD-dependent oxidoreductase gives MQRQTEQVDVVVVGARPAGSATAIALARRGKRVVALDRASFPSDTLSTHLLFAGCVAEFKRSGALERLLATGAPKLPYTQISGAGFHPRGAYTPVEGIDYGLCVRRPGMDLALVETAREAGADVRERCTVTQVLWAGGRAAGVVYRDPDGEEREIRAKLVVGADGRRSQMADMLGAQTYRTAENGRGLAFHYLRDPAVADPDGPVKRDAIIQWRVGDTLGMWFPTDQDGGLALFMPPKEDISRFRKDPEGMWEHKLSLNEPLRRRLEGCEKEGPLRSTADTQAFFRVSSGPGWALVGDAGHFKDPVVAQGIRDALRFGRRLGEVAAEALDHPRWLDRRLYAWELERDAECIPTFYLGRKHTRIHPPNQLETEFYRQAAKDQDLADEVADVFARTRMPHHVFHPGRQVRWFLRAFFRRGADRVALVGEALDDVRLDLQMHRDLAALRAGRRAGAGRWNRWGRGGWSPSVAFGASGDGTPAVSAQRPVSLGATVTPPAPPAADPPRRRAARAKRPAEPAAA, from the coding sequence ATGCAGCGGCAGACGGAGCAGGTGGACGTGGTGGTGGTCGGGGCGCGGCCCGCAGGGTCGGCGACCGCGATCGCCCTGGCCCGGCGCGGCAAGCGCGTCGTCGCGCTCGACCGTGCGTCGTTCCCCTCGGACACCCTCTCGACCCACCTGCTCTTCGCGGGGTGCGTGGCGGAGTTCAAGCGCTCCGGCGCCCTCGAGCGGCTGCTGGCCACGGGTGCGCCGAAGCTGCCCTACACCCAGATCTCCGGCGCCGGCTTCCACCCGCGCGGCGCGTACACCCCGGTCGAGGGCATCGACTACGGGCTCTGCGTCCGGCGGCCCGGCATGGACCTCGCGCTGGTCGAGACCGCGCGCGAGGCCGGCGCCGACGTGCGCGAGAGGTGCACGGTCACCCAGGTCCTGTGGGCGGGCGGCCGCGCGGCCGGCGTCGTCTACCGCGACCCCGACGGCGAGGAGCGCGAGATCCGCGCGAAGCTCGTGGTCGGCGCCGACGGCCGGCGCTCGCAGATGGCCGACATGCTCGGCGCCCAGACCTACCGCACCGCCGAGAACGGGCGCGGGTTGGCCTTCCACTACCTCCGCGACCCGGCGGTCGCCGACCCCGACGGCCCGGTCAAGCGCGACGCGATCATCCAGTGGCGCGTCGGCGACACCCTCGGGATGTGGTTCCCGACCGACCAGGACGGCGGGCTGGCGCTGTTCATGCCGCCCAAGGAGGACATCTCCCGGTTCCGCAAGGACCCCGAGGGGATGTGGGAGCACAAGCTCTCGCTCAACGAGCCGCTGCGCCGGCGCCTCGAGGGCTGCGAGAAGGAGGGGCCGTTGCGCTCCACGGCCGACACCCAGGCGTTCTTCCGCGTCTCGAGCGGGCCCGGCTGGGCGCTCGTCGGCGACGCCGGCCACTTCAAGGACCCGGTCGTCGCCCAGGGCATCCGCGACGCCCTGCGCTTCGGGCGCCGGCTCGGCGAGGTCGCCGCCGAGGCCCTGGACCACCCGCGCTGGCTGGACCGCCGGCTCTACGCATGGGAGCTCGAGCGCGACGCCGAGTGCATCCCGACGTTCTACCTCGGGCGCAAGCACACGCGCATCCACCCGCCCAACCAGCTCGAGACCGAGTTCTACCGCCAGGCCGCGAAGGACCAGGACCTCGCCGACGAGGTGGCCGACGTCTTCGCCCGCACGCGGATGCCCCACCACGTCTTCCACCCGGGCCGCCAGGTCCGCTGGTTCCTGCGCGCGTTCTTCCGCCGTGGGGCCGACCGGGTGGCGCTCGTCGGCGAGGCGCTCGACGACGTGCGCCTGGACCTGCAGATGCACCGCGACCTCGCCGCGCTGCGCGCCGGCCGTCGCGCCGGTGCCGGGCGCTGGAACCGCTGGGGCCGGGGCGGCTGGTCGCCGTCGGTGGCCTTCGGCGCCTCCGGCGACGGCACGCCCGCCGTCAGCGCCCAGCGGCCCGTGTCGCTCGGCGCCACCGTCACGCCGCCGGCGCCGCCCGCCGCCGACCCGCCGCGCCGGCGGGCCGCCCGCGCCAAGCGCCCCGCCGAGCCGGCCGCCGCCTAG